The sequence below is a genomic window from Chondrinema litorale.
TTCTTCATTGATTAGATTAATTTCATTTTAGATATAGTTTCTTTCGGATTTTCTGCCTTAAATACTGCACTTCCTGCTACAAAAATATTAGCACCTGCATCTTTAATTTCTTTTATATTAGTAAGATCAACACCACCATCAACCTCAATACCTAAGTTCGGATTAAGCTCATTAGCCATTGCCCTTAATTTTTTGATTTTAGCTAGTGCTTGTTTAATAAACTTCTGACCGCCAAATCCTGGATTTACAGTCATCACATTTACGAAATCAATATCAGCCAATACATTTTCTAATTGTTCAACAGTAGTATGCGGATTTATGGCCACTCCGGCTTTGCAACCTAACTCCTTTATTAAACCTATTGTTCTGTGCAAATGTGGTGAAGCTTCAATATGTACAGAGATAGAAGAAGCACCTGCGTCTTTAAAATCTTTCACATATTTTTCTGGTTCAACAATCATTAGATGCACATCTATTGGCTTTTTGGCTATTTTATTTATCGATGCACAAACAGGAATACCAAAAGAAATATTAGGAACAAAACGACCATCCATTACATCGAAGTGAATCCAATCTGCTTCGCTCTCGTTAATCATCTCAATTTCCTTTGAAAGATTATTAAAGTCAGAAGCGAGGAGTGAGGGTGCTATTAAAGTTTTCATTGGGCAAATATAGACTGATAAATGTATTCTATAAAATGCGATTTCATTAAATCTTTCGTATTTAAATTGCTTAGGTCGCAAATAAATATTTACTTTCAGTCCAAATAATTTTTTAAGCTTATCGAATTAAATTTTTTTAATAAAGAATCGATTAAAATTCATTACAAAACTCTTTAAACTGCCTTTTATATACTAGACATTCTCTGATTATTGAAAGTTAAAGAGAGTCAAATTCAGTATATATTTTCACCATGCTTATAAAAAAAGAATACTACGCTTTTTTGCTTTTGATCTGTTCAGTTCAATTTGCTTTTGCTCAGTCAGATACTATTCCTGTTAAATTAATAGATGCAAGTTCCATCGAAAGTGCTTCAAATGATGGTGAAGGCGCCATTTTGGAGCCTATTGGTACTGTGGTTGATCTGGAAACAGACTTACTCGAAGAAGGTTTTTGGCAAGATTTAGAAGAAGGTAAAAAATCTTGTACACTAGCTTTTTCTTCTGAAAGTGTCGAGGGAATCAATTTTTATTTTAAAGATATGGTGTTACCTGAAAGTGCATCACTATTTCTAAAAGGTAATTACAAAGAACAGGAATTAGGACCATTTACAAATAATGAAATACATAATGGCATTTTTTCTTCAAGTTTTGTTTTTGGCGATTATGTAGAAATGATTCTCGAAGTAGATGAGCAGGATGTTGAGAAATCAAATATAATTATAGAGTCTGCTGGCTTGGCTTTTAAAGATGTGATACCCGAAGATAACCGTAAGGGATTTGGAGATGCATCTTCTTGTAATGTAAATGTGAACTGTTCGGAAGGTGACTTATGGAAAGATGTTAGCCATTCAGTAGTTAGAATTTTGGTGAGAAGTAATAATGCAATTGGTTGGTGCTCAGGAGTTTTAATGAATAATACAAATCAAGATTTTACTCCATATATTCTTACAGCCATGCACTGTGGTATGAATAGTATAACAGAAGAAGTGCTTTCACAAACCAATTTCGATAAGTGGATTTTCTTCTTTAATTACGAGGTTGATGATTGCAACGGAATTTTTTCATCTTCTGATGTTACAGAACAGTATGTGACAGGTGCAGACCTAATTTCTTACAGTGATGATGGAGGTGGTGAAAGAGGTTCAGATTTCTTATTGTTAAGGCTTCAAAGCGATGTTCCTGAAGAATACAATCCTGTATTTGCTGGCTGGAGCAATATTGAAGGTTCTTATGATAGAGGGGTAAGCATGCATCACCCAGAAGGCGATATAAAAAAGATTTCAACTTATAATACTTTGCTTGAGTCGAGTACTTATTCTTCAGATGCAAATATTAAAAACACTCACTGGCAAGTTTACTGGACGCAAACAGATAATGGATTTGGTGTAACTGAGGGTGGTTCTTCAGGTGCTCCATTATTCAATGTTGCAGGTCAAGTTGTTGGTACGCTCACTGGAGGTACATCAAGCTGTAATAATACAAGTGGT
It includes:
- the rpe gene encoding ribulose-phosphate 3-epimerase, whose amino-acid sequence is MKTLIAPSLLASDFNNLSKEIEMINESEADWIHFDVMDGRFVPNISFGIPVCASINKIAKKPIDVHLMIVEPEKYVKDFKDAGASSISVHIEASPHLHRTIGLIKELGCKAGVAINPHTTVEQLENVLADIDFVNVMTVNPGFGGQKFIKQALAKIKKLRAMANELNPNLGIEVDGGVDLTNIKEIKDAGANIFVAGSAVFKAENPKETISKMKLI
- a CDS encoding T9SS type A sorting domain-containing protein, yielding MLIKKEYYAFLLLICSVQFAFAQSDTIPVKLIDASSIESASNDGEGAILEPIGTVVDLETDLLEEGFWQDLEEGKKSCTLAFSSESVEGINFYFKDMVLPESASLFLKGNYKEQELGPFTNNEIHNGIFSSSFVFGDYVEMILEVDEQDVEKSNIIIESAGLAFKDVIPEDNRKGFGDASSCNVNVNCSEGDLWKDVSHSVVRILVRSNNAIGWCSGVLMNNTNQDFTPYILTAMHCGMNSITEEVLSQTNFDKWIFFFNYEVDDCNGIFSSSDVTEQYVTGADLISYSDDGGGERGSDFLLLRLQSDVPEEYNPVFAGWSNIEGSYDRGVSMHHPEGDIKKISTYNTLLESSTYSSDANIKNTHWQVYWTQTDNGFGVTEGGSSGAPLFNVAGQVVGTLTGGTSSCNNTSGFDMYGKIAYDWESNGTTSTYRLKDWLDPSNTGVSTLNSIDYSGNFITGVDDEVEYELSIYPNPVEDVLYIDLPIDILNSQFNIKLVDTSGKIVINQQFDIDYSGTLSLDLAHLSQGIYVVELNDNELVYRNKILIR